GGTCGAGATGAAGGAAGATGTGGTCCTTCTTCTTGCCGACGCCGCGGCCTTCGCGGATCTCGATGGTCATCGCGCGCGAGACGACGTCGCGCGAGGCGAGGTCCTTCGCCGACGGCGCATAGCGTTCCATGAAGCGCTCGCCTTCGGAGTTGACGAGATAGCCGCCTTCGCCGCGCGCGCCTTCGGTGACGAGACAGCCCGAGCCGTAGATGCCGGTCGGGTGGAACTGCACGAACTCCATGTCCTGCATCGGCAGGCCGGCGCGCAGCACCATGCCGCCGCCGTCGCCGGTGCAGGTGTGCGCCGAGGTGCACGAGGCGTAGGCGCGGCCGTAGCCGCCGGTCGCGAGGATCACAGTCTGGGCGCGGAAGCGGTGCAGCGTGCCGTCGTCGAGCTTGAGCGCGATGACGCCGCGGCAGGTGCCCTGGTCGTCCATGATCAGGTCGATGGCGAAGAATTCGATGAAGAACTCGGCCGCGTGGCGCAGCGACTGGCCATACATCGTGTGCAGCATGGCGTGGCCGGTGCGGTCGGCAGCGGCGCAGGTACGCTGCGCCTGACCCTTGCCGTAGTCCATGGTCATGCCGCCGAACGGACGCTGATAGATCTTGCCGTCCTCGGTGCGCGAGAACGGCACGCCCCAATGCTCGAGCTCGTAGACCGCGTCGGGCGCGTTGCGCACCATGTATTCGATCGCGTCCTGGTCGCCGAGCCAGTCCGACCCCTTCACGGTGTCGTACATGTGCCAGCGCCAGTCGTCCTTGTGCATGTTGCCGAGCGAGGCGGAGATGCCGCCCTGCGCCGCAACCGTGTGCGAGCGGGTCGGAAACACCTTGGTGATGCAGGCGGTGCGCAGACCGGCTTCGCTGCAGCCGACCACGGCGCGCAGGCCGGCGCCGCCGGCGCCGACCACGACGACGTCATAGGTGTGGTCTTCGATCGGATAGGCTTTGCCGTTGGTGGCGGGAGCGCCGTTGCCCTTGCCATTCGTCTCGTTGGCCATGGGTTACACTCCGGATGACAGTTGGAGAATCGCGTAGATCGAGGCGAGCGCGACCGCGATCGAGAAGAAATTGTTGAGCATGATCGCGGTGAGCTTCAGCTTCTCGTTGTGGACGTAGTCCTCGATCACGACCTGCATCCCGATCTTCATGTGCCAGGCGCTGGCGATGATGAAGAGCACCATGATGATGGCGACCGGGAGCGAGCCGAGGATCTGCTTGGCGCCAGCCTGGTTGCGGCCGAGCAGCATCATGATGATCACCAGCACCGGGATCATCAGCAGCGTCATCGCCACCGCCGTGAGGCGCTGGCGCCAGAAGTCGGACGTGCCGGAATGCGCCGCGCCGAGATTGCGGACGCGGCCGAGCGGGGTGCGCATGCTGCGCTTCGGCGTATCGGTCGCGCTCATCGTCCACCTCCGATCGCGTAGGCGATGATCCAGATCAGCACCGTCAGGGCGATGCCGCCGATCGCTGCGCCCCAGGTCAGCGCCTCGCGCTCATTGGCCTTGAAGCCATAGCCGAGGTCCCAGACGAAATGCCGGATGCCGCTGAGCATATGGTGCATCAGCGCCCAGGTGTAACCGAACACGATCAGCCGGCCGATGATGCTGCCGGTGAAGGCCTGGACATGGGCATAGGCGGCGGGGCCGGAGGCCGCCGCGATCAGCCACCAGGCCAACAGCAGGGTTCCGACGTAGAGGGCGATACCGGTGGCGCGGTGGACGATGGACAGGGCCATCGTCAGCGTCCAGCGGTAGACTTGCATGTGTGGTGAAAGCGGTCGTTCGATCCGTGCGGTCATGAGCTTTGATGTTTTATGGCGGCCCAACAGGGCGCGCGCGGGGATCGCGAGAGGTCGGCTCTATTTACGGAGTCGGTTTCGCCTGCGCAATCACCAAATCGCCATAAATCGAACCTGCGTTCAGCTCTAGACCCTTGATGAAACAAGGCCAATCAGGGTCTTGGTATACCAGAAGGTCGGTCCCCCAACGAAGAAGGGAATCTATATTCATCATTTCGAAAGTGCCGAGGCGCGTTGAAATTGCTATTGGAACACCTCTAAACGGACCATGCCGTCCAAACCGGGCAGAGATCGGCCAAAGGCGTCGCCAGCCTCATTCACCCGGGCGCCGACCTTCCCCCTCACCATTCGATTTGATCCGGTCCGGATATGCGCAACCTGCATTCCACCCCGCCGCGGAGATCAGCGGCTGAGCGGATCGCTTCCGCGCCACCGCTCGACCAGGAAATCGATGAAGGCGCGAATCTTCGTCGAGCCCAGTCGCGACGGCTGATACAGCGCGTTCAGCGGCGCCGGCGCAGGCTCGTGCTCGCGCAGCAGACGTCGCAGGCGTCCTTCCGCGAGTTGTTTTTCCACCTGCCATGACGGCACGCGGACGATGCCCGCGCCGTTCTCGGCGGCGGCGGCGAGCGCATCGAGGCTGTTGACCCAGAGTCGTCCCGAGATGCGGATTCGCGTTCCGCCGTTCGCCTCGCGGCCGAATCGCCAGGTTGCGGCGCCCGGCGCGTCCGAAAACACCAGGCAATCATGCTGCGCCAGATCGGCAGGCGTATGCGGCTCGCCGCGGCGTGCGAGGTAATCGGGCGAGGCGCAGTGAATCATCTGCACTTCCGCCAGCTTTCGCATCACCAATTGCGAATCCGGCATGCGCCCGACGCGAAGCGCCAGGTGAACGTCCTCCTCGATCAAATCGACATTGCGATCGACCAGCAGCAAGTCCACCGAGAGCGACGGATAGGTGCGCAGGAAATCGCCGAGCAGCGGTGCGATCAGCAGGCGCCCCATCAATGTGGGCGCGCTCACGTTCAGCCGTCCGGACGGCTCGCGGCGATTTCCGGCCAGGCCCTCTTCGATCTCCTTGAGCTCGCCCAGGATCGATTTGGCGCGCTCGTAGAGCATGCGTCCATCCTCCGTGAGCGCGAGCTGCCGCGTCGTCCGCATCAGCAGGCGCGTGCCGAAGTGGCGCTCGAGCGCGGAAATCTGCCGGCTCACCGATGTCAGAGAGCTCGGCAACGATCGCGCCGCCGCCGACAGACTGCCGTGGTCCACGGCCCGCACAAAGGTCGCCATCGCCGCAATCTGGTCCATGGCCATCCTTCCGCATATCGCAAGAGAGTATATCGACTGTCAGAAATAGCGCCGAAAAACGGAAGGGTCTACGTTGCGGTGGCTCCAAGCAGTCCGGGACTTCCCATGCCCACCCATGTCAGCCTGACGTCCATCCCCCACCGGCGCACCGCGCCCGCCCTCGCCGCCGCAGCAGCCGTCTGCGTCGCGCATTCGCGAGAGC
This is a stretch of genomic DNA from Bradyrhizobium sp. CB2312. It encodes these proteins:
- the sdhA gene encoding succinate dehydrogenase flavoprotein subunit, with the translated sequence MANETNGKGNGAPATNGKAYPIEDHTYDVVVVGAGGAGLRAVVGCSEAGLRTACITKVFPTRSHTVAAQGGISASLGNMHKDDWRWHMYDTVKGSDWLGDQDAIEYMVRNAPDAVYELEHWGVPFSRTEDGKIYQRPFGGMTMDYGKGQAQRTCAAADRTGHAMLHTMYGQSLRHAAEFFIEFFAIDLIMDDQGTCRGVIALKLDDGTLHRFRAQTVILATGGYGRAYASCTSAHTCTGDGGGMVLRAGLPMQDMEFVQFHPTGIYGSGCLVTEGARGEGGYLVNSEGERFMERYAPSAKDLASRDVVSRAMTIEIREGRGVGKKKDHIFLHLDHLDPAVLAERLPGISESAKIFANVDVTREPIPIVPTVHYNMGGIPTNYHGEVLTKKDGDDNAVIPGLMAIGEAACVSVHGANRLGSNSLIDLVVFGRAAALRLAEKLTPNAKQPELPANSAELALGRLDHYRYASGGTPTAKLREGMQHVMQNNCAVFRTGEVLSESQNLIQKVHSGITDIAVSDRSLVWNSDLVETLEFDNLISQAVVTMNSAANRTESRGAHAREDFSARDDKNWMKHTLAWLDDSGKVKIEYRPVHDYTMTNDVQYIPPKARVY
- the sdhD gene encoding succinate dehydrogenase, hydrophobic membrane anchor protein, producing MSATDTPKRSMRTPLGRVRNLGAAHSGTSDFWRQRLTAVAMTLLMIPVLVIIMMLLGRNQAGAKQILGSLPVAIIMVLFIIASAWHMKIGMQVVIEDYVHNEKLKLTAIMLNNFFSIAVALASIYAILQLSSGV
- the sdhC gene encoding succinate dehydrogenase, cytochrome b556 subunit, with the protein product MTARIERPLSPHMQVYRWTLTMALSIVHRATGIALYVGTLLLAWWLIAAASGPAAYAHVQAFTGSIIGRLIVFGYTWALMHHMLSGIRHFVWDLGYGFKANEREALTWGAAIGGIALTVLIWIIAYAIGGGR
- a CDS encoding LysR family transcriptional regulator; the encoded protein is MDQIAAMATFVRAVDHGSLSAAARSLPSSLTSVSRQISALERHFGTRLLMRTTRQLALTEDGRMLYERAKSILGELKEIEEGLAGNRREPSGRLNVSAPTLMGRLLIAPLLGDFLRTYPSLSVDLLLVDRNVDLIEEDVHLALRVGRMPDSQLVMRKLAEVQMIHCASPDYLARRGEPHTPADLAQHDCLVFSDAPGAATWRFGREANGGTRIRISGRLWVNSLDALAAAAENGAGIVRVPSWQVEKQLAEGRLRRLLREHEPAPAPLNALYQPSRLGSTKIRAFIDFLVERWRGSDPLSR